From the genome of Phytohabitans rumicis, one region includes:
- a CDS encoding epoxide hydrolase family protein, which produces MTETIQPFRIEIPQADLDYLHDRLAHARWPGELPGAGWTRGMPLAQLTELAEYWRTQYDWRAQEASLNRYPQFITEIDGQPIHFLHVRSDRPGAKPLLITHGFPSSVAEFLRLIEPLVDPAEGQAFHVVAPSLPGYAFSTPLAGAGWTMGRTARAWVELMRRLGYDRYGVHGGDIGAGVSGVVGGLDGAHVIGVHVVTDPLTAANTATFLPGMADRLDPNDPVDKLILDRMDAFRTDGSGYLAIQNSRPQTIGYGLVDSPLLQLAWIAEKVHEWTDLPVDRDQLLTNVSLYWFTGSGASAAHTLYEQAHSHDWGAPPTAPQGFAVFGADETVRRLIPVPAGTHWTEFDRGLHFPALEAPAQLAADLRTFFTPLS; this is translated from the coding sequence GGCCCGGCGAGCTGCCCGGCGCCGGGTGGACCCGCGGGATGCCGCTGGCCCAGCTGACCGAGCTGGCCGAGTACTGGCGCACCCAGTACGACTGGCGGGCGCAGGAGGCGAGCCTCAACCGGTACCCGCAGTTCATCACCGAGATCGACGGGCAGCCGATCCACTTCCTGCACGTCCGGTCCGACCGGCCCGGCGCCAAGCCGCTGCTGATCACGCACGGCTTCCCCAGCTCCGTCGCCGAGTTCCTGCGCCTCATCGAGCCGCTGGTCGATCCCGCCGAGGGCCAGGCGTTCCACGTCGTGGCGCCGTCCCTGCCCGGGTACGCCTTCTCCACCCCGCTGGCCGGGGCCGGCTGGACGATGGGGCGCACCGCGCGCGCCTGGGTCGAGCTGATGCGCCGCCTCGGCTACGACCGGTACGGCGTACACGGCGGCGACATCGGCGCCGGCGTCTCCGGCGTGGTGGGCGGCCTCGACGGCGCGCACGTGATCGGCGTGCACGTGGTGACCGATCCGCTGACCGCCGCGAACACCGCCACGTTCCTGCCCGGCATGGCCGACCGCCTCGACCCGAACGACCCGGTCGACAAGCTGATCCTCGACCGGATGGACGCCTTCCGCACCGACGGCTCCGGCTACCTGGCCATCCAGAACAGCCGGCCGCAGACCATCGGCTACGGCCTGGTCGACTCGCCGCTGCTGCAGCTGGCCTGGATCGCCGAGAAGGTACACGAGTGGACCGACCTGCCTGTCGACCGCGACCAACTGCTGACCAACGTCAGCCTGTACTGGTTCACCGGTTCCGGCGCCAGCGCCGCGCACACCCTGTACGAGCAGGCCCACTCGCACGACTGGGGCGCGCCGCCGACCGCACCGCAGGGGTTCGCGGTCTTCGGCGCCGACGAGACGGTCCGCAGGCTGATCCCCGTACCAGCGGGCACGCACTGGACCGAGTTCGACCGCGGCCTGCACTTCCCGGCGCTGGAGGCCCCCGCCCAACTGGCCGCCGACCTGCGCACCTTCTTCACGCCACTGAGCTGA
- a CDS encoding aroma-sacti cluster domain-containing protein, translated as MPQSIDRFAAAGIDLADLSADQHAVLSTLSADEVDTLVSIKRRFDNAGGDTEAHSETDPKPGHTGVIFW; from the coding sequence ATGCCACAGTCCATCGACCGGTTCGCAGCCGCCGGCATCGACCTGGCCGATCTGTCCGCCGACCAGCACGCGGTGCTGTCGACGCTGTCCGCCGACGAGGTCGACACGCTGGTGAGCATCAAGCGGCGGTTCGACAACGCCGGCGGCGACACGGAGGCGCACAGCGAGACCGACCCGAAGCCCGGCCACACCGGCGTCATCTTCTGGTGA
- a CDS encoding MFS transporter has translation MTARPPSPLRLRPYRVLFFSSLTSTLGDWLDFVAVAVLVVAVWQQGPSGLAAVAVAVALPHVAAPFIGVLVDRWPVRPVLVGADLGRAALTLAMVFAPGPLPLAALLALRSVGAVAFAPTAQRALQRCVPTAGLIPANALLQTMTQALKVAGPAIGGGLLAVASPPTLIAANAVSFLASAAILAGLRLPPRTAPPPTGGYLAQLREGLSFVVRDAALRLTVVALGATVFLAVLFDSMLPLALPALGLAPAYFGYVVATVGLGGVAGAAVLARWGAAVRPFTVIAAGQLVTGATVALAGSAALAGRSVPGAALLAAGLVIGAAGAGVLVGFPTVVQRSTPERLLGRVWTAIAFVPAVLQIAAPAAGAAVLAHTRVGWLFAVAGAGLAGLGLVTLAGQRRLSPDPATPDLTEPATPDRATASSDTIGRR, from the coding sequence ATGACCGCCCGCCCGCCGAGCCCGTTGCGGCTGCGTCCGTACCGTGTGCTGTTTTTCAGCTCGCTGACCTCGACGCTGGGCGACTGGCTCGACTTCGTGGCCGTAGCCGTGCTCGTCGTCGCCGTGTGGCAGCAGGGGCCGTCCGGCCTGGCCGCCGTCGCGGTGGCGGTGGCGCTGCCGCACGTCGCGGCGCCGTTCATCGGCGTGCTGGTGGACCGCTGGCCGGTGCGCCCGGTGCTGGTCGGCGCCGACCTGGGGCGCGCCGCGCTCACCCTCGCGATGGTGTTCGCGCCCGGCCCGCTGCCACTGGCCGCGCTGCTGGCGCTGCGCTCGGTCGGCGCGGTCGCGTTCGCGCCGACCGCGCAGCGGGCGCTGCAGCGCTGCGTGCCCACCGCCGGGCTGATCCCGGCGAACGCGTTGCTGCAGACCATGACGCAGGCGCTGAAGGTGGCCGGCCCGGCGATCGGCGGTGGCCTGCTCGCGGTCGCCTCCCCGCCGACGCTGATCGCGGCCAACGCCGTCTCGTTCCTGGCCAGCGCGGCCATCCTGGCCGGGCTGCGGCTGCCGCCGCGCACTGCACCGCCACCGACCGGCGGGTACCTGGCCCAGCTGCGCGAGGGCCTGTCGTTCGTCGTCCGCGATGCCGCGCTGCGGCTGACGGTCGTCGCGCTTGGCGCGACCGTGTTCCTCGCCGTCCTGTTCGACTCCATGCTTCCGCTGGCGCTGCCGGCCCTCGGGCTGGCACCGGCCTATTTCGGGTACGTGGTGGCCACCGTCGGGCTGGGCGGCGTAGCGGGCGCGGCCGTGCTCGCCCGCTGGGGCGCGGCCGTGCGGCCCTTCACCGTCATCGCCGCGGGTCAGCTCGTCACCGGCGCCACCGTGGCCCTGGCCGGATCGGCCGCGCTCGCCGGCCGTTCCGTCCCCGGCGCCGCCCTCCTCGCCGCCGGGTTGGTCATCGGTGCCGCCGGGGCGGGCGTCCTGGTCGGTTTCCCCACGGTCGTGCAGCGCAGCACCCCGGAACGCCTCCTCGGCCGGGTCTGGACCGCGATCGCCTTCGTGCCGGCCGTACTCCAGATCGCCGCCCCGGCGGCGGGCGCGGCCGTGCTCGCCCACACCCGGGTGGGCTGGCTGTTCGCCGTGGCCGGCGCCGGCCTGGCCGGGCTCGGCCTGGTGACCCTCGCCGGGCAGCGCCGGCTGAGTCCGGACCCCGCGACGCCCGACCTCACAGAGCCCGCGACGCCCGACCGGGCGACCGCGTCCAGCGACACCATCGGGAGGAGGTGA
- a CDS encoding iron-containing redox enzyme family protein — protein sequence MTLTTNTPAPATAGARLTAKLRLTVPAMLAEMTRMWDGPAPAETYLAWLRVMHGTIRATVPLMLAAAEACLARTGDPVADEFAAYLARHIREEYGHDRWVEEDYAAAGGDPVDLAGLLVGGSVAALVGAQYYWIRHVHPIALLGHIAVLEGYPPQPATAGHLAGLTGLPPAAFRSLERHAVLDQKHRADVYRLLDALPLTARHEALIGVSALHTAGTVREIAAGVRERHASSTGRERR from the coding sequence ATGACGCTCACGACGAATACACCCGCGCCCGCCACCGCGGGTGCGCGGCTGACCGCGAAGCTGCGACTCACCGTCCCGGCGATGCTCGCCGAGATGACCCGTATGTGGGACGGTCCGGCGCCCGCCGAGACCTACCTGGCCTGGCTGCGGGTCATGCACGGCACCATCCGCGCCACCGTGCCGCTGATGCTGGCCGCCGCCGAGGCGTGCCTGGCCCGCACCGGTGACCCGGTCGCCGACGAGTTCGCCGCCTACCTCGCCCGGCACATCCGCGAGGAGTACGGCCACGATCGGTGGGTCGAGGAGGACTACGCGGCCGCGGGCGGCGACCCGGTCGACCTCGCCGGCCTGCTGGTCGGCGGCTCGGTCGCCGCACTCGTCGGCGCCCAGTACTACTGGATCCGCCACGTGCACCCCATCGCACTACTGGGCCACATCGCGGTCCTGGAGGGCTACCCGCCGCAGCCGGCCACCGCCGGGCACCTCGCCGGGCTCACCGGTCTGCCGCCGGCCGCGTTCCGGTCGCTGGAACGGCACGCCGTACTCGACCAGAAGCACCGCGCCGACGTCTACCGGCTGCTGGACGCGCTGCCGCTGACCGCCCGGCACGAGGCGCTCATCGGGGTCAGCGCGCTGCACACCGCCGGGACGGTCCGGGAGATCGCGGCCGGGGTCCGCGAGCGGCACGCCTCGTCGACGGGGAGGGAGCGCCGATGA
- a CDS encoding radical SAM protein: MHLAEIVRLRLVPTAGLFLALTRRCPLSCAHCSTESLMTSEQYAEEPFRRIVASFTAQCRPHVLYMSGGEPLLRAGLVRDLAETARAAGTRSGVVSGMYFARGGGKLPAALRRAIAAVDHFTASLDEFHEREVSRADVFRALHEIRQIVPAISLQLTGRDPDDPYLADLIASARREFADEVPMLVGVVNAVGRAKRHDPGTPTTPASHAPGGPQPCLLTSWPLVHYDGTVLACCNQELVARTRPAHLVLGDAARDPWPVLRERSLRRHLLRGLRLLGPIELRARFQTSPADGASGGYCGTCVTLGTDAGLDAALDRYLTSATGSALEAAVQRMAEASPAKAFSGRYGSAPHSELVTLGLDRS; this comes from the coding sequence GTGCACCTTGCTGAGATAGTCCGTCTCCGGCTGGTCCCGACCGCCGGGCTGTTCCTCGCGCTGACCCGCCGCTGCCCGCTGTCGTGCGCGCATTGCAGCACGGAGTCGCTGATGACCAGCGAGCAGTACGCCGAGGAGCCGTTCCGGCGGATCGTCGCGTCCTTCACCGCGCAGTGCCGGCCGCACGTGCTCTACATGTCCGGCGGCGAGCCGCTGCTGCGCGCCGGGCTCGTCCGCGACCTCGCCGAAACCGCCCGGGCGGCGGGCACCCGCTCGGGCGTGGTCTCCGGAATGTACTTCGCCCGCGGCGGCGGCAAGCTGCCGGCCGCGCTGCGCCGGGCGATCGCCGCGGTCGACCACTTCACCGCCAGCCTCGACGAGTTCCACGAACGGGAGGTCAGCCGCGCGGACGTGTTCCGGGCGCTGCACGAGATCCGCCAGATCGTGCCGGCGATCAGCCTGCAGCTGACCGGCCGCGACCCGGACGACCCGTACCTGGCCGACCTGATCGCCTCGGCGCGGCGCGAGTTCGCCGACGAGGTGCCGATGCTCGTCGGCGTGGTCAATGCCGTGGGGCGGGCCAAGCGCCACGACCCGGGCACCCCCACCACGCCCGCGTCCCACGCCCCGGGTGGGCCGCAGCCGTGCCTGCTCACGTCCTGGCCGCTGGTGCACTACGACGGCACCGTTCTCGCCTGCTGCAACCAGGAGTTGGTGGCCCGGACCCGCCCCGCCCACCTGGTGCTCGGCGACGCCGCCCGGGATCCGTGGCCGGTCCTACGGGAGCGTTCGCTGCGGCGGCACCTGCTACGCGGACTGCGCCTGCTCGGCCCCATCGAGCTGCGGGCCCGGTTCCAGACCTCGCCGGCGGACGGCGCCTCCGGCGGCTACTGCGGCACATGCGTCACGCTCGGCACCGACGCCGGACTCGACGCCGCGTTGGACCGGTACCTGACCTCGGCCACCGGGAGCGCGCTGGAGGCCGCCGTCCAGCGGATGGCCGAGGCGAGCCCCGCCAAGGCGTTCAGCGGCCGCTACGGCTCGGCACCGCACAGCGAACTGGTCACCCTCGGGCTGGACCGATCATGA
- a CDS encoding S8 family serine peptidase, translating into MIVRLSAAHSSRGLPMPAARVARPPGLTRAWAFGDGSGAGAGVCLLDGGVHGDLFPGGEPVAAYRIADGPDGRRIVADPAATAAADPSRATDHGTACARIVRSLAPACRLVSVRVLGPGLRCAGEDLVTALEWALSQGFAVVNVSMSTRRPDLHEALRHLCDRAYVGGGTTVVAAAHNRAVSSVPWRFPSVISVGSHGVADREHLEVNPEPPVDFFAYGTAPSTGTQPLYGNSFAAANVTGLCARILGAHPKLSAQHVRTVLAAIADNLALPHNGGVHSAPC; encoded by the coding sequence ATGATCGTGCGACTGTCGGCCGCGCACTCCTCGCGCGGGCTCCCGATGCCGGCCGCCCGGGTGGCCCGGCCGCCCGGACTCACCCGCGCGTGGGCGTTCGGCGACGGCTCCGGTGCCGGGGCGGGCGTCTGCCTGCTCGACGGCGGCGTACACGGCGACCTGTTCCCGGGCGGCGAGCCGGTCGCGGCGTACCGGATAGCCGACGGGCCGGACGGGCGGCGGATCGTCGCCGACCCTGCCGCAACGGCGGCGGCCGACCCGAGCCGGGCCACCGACCACGGCACCGCCTGCGCCCGGATCGTCCGGTCGCTGGCGCCGGCGTGCCGGCTGGTCAGCGTACGCGTCCTCGGCCCGGGCCTGCGCTGCGCCGGCGAGGATCTGGTTACCGCCCTGGAGTGGGCGCTGAGCCAGGGCTTCGCCGTCGTGAACGTCAGCATGTCCACCCGGCGCCCGGATCTGCACGAGGCGCTGCGGCACCTGTGCGACCGGGCGTACGTCGGCGGCGGCACGACGGTCGTCGCGGCCGCGCACAACCGGGCCGTGTCCAGCGTCCCGTGGCGGTTCCCGTCGGTCATCTCGGTCGGCTCGCACGGGGTCGCCGACCGCGAGCACCTGGAAGTGAACCCCGAACCGCCCGTCGACTTCTTCGCCTACGGCACCGCCCCGAGCACCGGGACGCAGCCGTTGTACGGCAACAGTTTCGCCGCGGCGAACGTCACCGGCCTGTGCGCCCGGATCCTCGGCGCCCACCCCAAGCTCTCCGCCCAGCACGTCCGAACCGTGCTGGCCGCCATCGCCGACAACCTGGCTCTTCCCCACAACGGAGGTGTCCACAGTGCACCTTGCTGA